Proteins encoded together in one Microplitis mediator isolate UGA2020A chromosome 7, iyMicMedi2.1, whole genome shotgun sequence window:
- the LOC130671291 gene encoding A-kinase anchor protein 17A isoform X1, whose product MSKDKKVGDDKTSGEDVNGLRCCRDLSDIVPLYSAKGLYLKPIAKINISVNLPQLKTPGKTLSTWEVLEKLRLLIRPDEFSSLKVTKSTLEFLRLEADLTDKCRMAQVLGRLEGQRLNLAGFASILKVRAAEAKDDFPSKHTWDSFFRDAKHMNELKPGERPDTVYISGLPVKWFSEDGGKTPSESMCMKIFKRWGTIRRIDVPAADPYRSRMRLDNNINKKNILNDGIFFDVFIQYIEYVDFVKLMDSLRGMKVLKKEDNNYLTALIKVDFDKSKHMSDNSVSRREFERKRLIAQDHLAMEKLRKREEAEAKKKEEELKKEAADKDAKYIRRKKREEKRKRKALTIFRKQEEDKVSMKIAREEQKLIKAQRQLESIRLLDELFDRIKIKLEKGEITIGDKNTSNEKTKNDNNVTDKNVDGNEKVDKKDKKSKKKKSKKEKKKKKKDKKNVSSSSEDSDEETFKKKLKSTLAINKSGSSFPDKNVVGASSADQNMGFQSMYTQFPQPWFYDAAAMMFPGRMRGRGGDGSHPMNRYFRGRGRGGYPGRRGGRGNPRSMHLFNPHSYNDQYYKYFANLAGIDYYDSDHSRSRSKSRSRSRNRERSRSRTKKRRRRSRSRSRSESPRSRNRSRSRSRSRSRSRSRSRTRSRTRSRSRSRSRRRDDSRAKSRSRSRSRRSRSKSNRRSRSRSISKFKSSRQNNKRKHSKVKVTRAKSRSLTPKRQSRSKSWSLPKSPRQRSCSWSKNVDEIEKNMSNNKTNT is encoded by the exons atgagtaAAGATAAAAAGGTAGGTGATGATAAAACAAGTGGAGAGGATGTAAATGGTTTACGGTGTTGTAGAGATCTTAGTGATATTGTTCCATTATATTCAGCCAAGGGATTATATTTAAAACCAAttgctaaaataaatatatctgtTAATCTTCCCCAGTTAAAAACACCAG GAAAAACATTGTCAACATGGGAAGTTTTGGAGAAATTACGTCTCCTGATTCGTCCGGACGAGTTTTCATCACTGAAAGTCACCAAGAGTACCCTGGAATTTTTACGTCTGGAAGCAGATTTAACGGACAAATGTCGTATGGCTCAGGTGCTAGGACGTCTCGAGGGTCAACGGTTAAATCTTGCTGGGTTCGCAAGTATCCTGAAAGTACGTGCCGCCGAGGCAAAGGATGACTTTCCATCAAAACACACCTGGGATTCATTTTTCCGTGATGCCAAGCATATGAACGAGTTGAAACCCGGTGAGCGTCCGGATACTGTTTATATCTCTGGTCTTCCGGTCAAGTGGTTCAGTGAAGACGGCGGTAAAACACCAAGTGAATCCATGTGcatgaaaatattcaaaagatGGGGTACCATCAGACGCATCGATGTCCCTGCTGCTGATCCTTACAGGTCACGTATGAGACtggataataatataaataagaaGAATATTCTAAATGATGGAATATTTTTTGACGTTTTCATTCAATATATCGAGTATGTTGATTTTGTCAAACTTATGGATTCATTGCGCGGTATGAAAGTTTTGAAGAAGgaagataataattatctaacTGCGTTGATaaag gTTGATTTCGATAAAAGTAAACATATGAGTGACAACTCAGTATCGAGACGTGAATTTGAACGCAAAAGACTCATTGCTCAGGATCATTTGGCTATGGAAAAATTGCGTAAACGCGAAGAGGctgaagctaaaaaaaaagaagaggaACT AAAAAAAGAAGCTGCTGATAAAGATGCCAAGTATATAAGACGTAAAAAACGTgaagaaaaacgaaaaagaaaGGCATTAACGATATTTAGAAAACAAGAAGAGGACAAGGTTTCGATGAAAATAGCACGTgaagaacaaaaattaattaaagcacAGCGACAATTAGAAAGTATTAGACTATTGGACGAACTGTTTGATCGAATAAAG aTAAAACTCGAGAAAGGCGAAATTACGATTGGTGATAAAAATACTTCCaatgaaaaaactaaaaatgataataacgtTACCGACAAAAATGTGGATggtaatgaaaaagttgataagaaggataaaaaatctaaaaagaaGAAATccaagaaagaaaaaaagaaaaag AAAAAAGATAAGAAAAATGTGTCAAGTTCAAGTGAGGATTCAGATGAAGAAACTTTTAAAAAGAAACTTAAAAGTACATTGGCTATCAATAAATCAGGGTCTTCATTTCCAg ataaaaatGTTGTAGGAGCTTCCTCAGCAGATCAAAATATGGGAtttcaatcaatgtatacacAATTTCCTCAGCCATGGTTCTATGATGCCGCGGCGATGATGTTTCCTGGTAGAATGCGCGGCCGGGGTGGCGACGGAAGCCATCCAATGAATCGTTATTTCCGTGGTCGTGGACGTGGTGGCTATCCTGGACGACGTGGTGGCCGTGGGAATCCTCGATCAATGCATTTATTCAATCCACATTCATACAATGATCAATACTACAAATATTTCGCTAATTTAGCTGGGATTGACTATTATGACAGTGATCACTCGAGATCTAGATCTAAATCACGGTCGAGATCGCGAAATCGCGAGAGGTCAAGATCGCGTACGAAGAAACGGAGACGCAGGAGTAGAAGTAGAAGTCGCAGTGAAAGTCCACGATCAAGAAATAGGTCGAGATCAAGATCAAGATCAAGATCCAGATCTAGGTCCAGGTCTAGAACTAGGTCTAGAACCAGATCCAGGTCTCGATCGAGGTCAAGAAGACGAGATGACTCACGTGCGAAATCGAGATCCAGATCAAGATCTAGACGCTCGCGTTCAAAATCCAATAGAAGATCGAGATCACGTTcaataagtaaatttaaatcatcacgtcaaaataataaacgtaAACACAGTAAAGTTAAGGTAACACGTGCCAAGTCACGGTCATTGACACCCAAAAGACAATCTAGAAGTAAATCATGGTCATTACCAAAATCTCCAAGACAAAGAAGCTGTTCGTGGTCTAAAAATGTcgatgaaattgaaaaaaatatgagtaataataaaactaatacATAA
- the LOC130671291 gene encoding A-kinase anchor protein 17A isoform X2: MSKDKKVGDDKTSGEDVNGLRCCRDLSDIVPLYSAKGLYLKPIAKINISVNLPQLKTPGKTLSTWEVLEKLRLLIRPDEFSSLKVTKSTLEFLRLEADLTDKCRMAQVLGRLEGQRLNLAGFASILKVRAAEAKDDFPSKHTWDSFFRDAKHMNELKPGERPDTVYISGLPVKWFSEDGGKTPSESMCMKIFKRWGTIRRIDVPAADPYRSRMRLDNNINKKNILNDGIFFDVFIQYIEYVDFVKLMDSLRGMKVLKKEDNNYLTALIKVDFDKSKHMSDNSVSRREFERKRLIAQDHLAMEKLRKREEAEAKKKEEELKKEAADKDAKYIRRKKREEKRKRKALTIFRKQEEDKVSMKIAREEQKLIKAQRQLESIRLLDELFDRIKIKLEKGEITIGDKNTSNEKTKNDNNVTDKNVDGNEKVDKKDKKSKKKKSKKEKKKKKKDKKNVSSSSEDSDEETFKKKLKSTLAINKSGSSFPGASSADQNMGFQSMYTQFPQPWFYDAAAMMFPGRMRGRGGDGSHPMNRYFRGRGRGGYPGRRGGRGNPRSMHLFNPHSYNDQYYKYFANLAGIDYYDSDHSRSRSKSRSRSRNRERSRSRTKKRRRRSRSRSRSESPRSRNRSRSRSRSRSRSRSRSRTRSRTRSRSRSRSRRRDDSRAKSRSRSRSRRSRSKSNRRSRSRSISKFKSSRQNNKRKHSKVKVTRAKSRSLTPKRQSRSKSWSLPKSPRQRSCSWSKNVDEIEKNMSNNKTNT; the protein is encoded by the exons atgagtaAAGATAAAAAGGTAGGTGATGATAAAACAAGTGGAGAGGATGTAAATGGTTTACGGTGTTGTAGAGATCTTAGTGATATTGTTCCATTATATTCAGCCAAGGGATTATATTTAAAACCAAttgctaaaataaatatatctgtTAATCTTCCCCAGTTAAAAACACCAG GAAAAACATTGTCAACATGGGAAGTTTTGGAGAAATTACGTCTCCTGATTCGTCCGGACGAGTTTTCATCACTGAAAGTCACCAAGAGTACCCTGGAATTTTTACGTCTGGAAGCAGATTTAACGGACAAATGTCGTATGGCTCAGGTGCTAGGACGTCTCGAGGGTCAACGGTTAAATCTTGCTGGGTTCGCAAGTATCCTGAAAGTACGTGCCGCCGAGGCAAAGGATGACTTTCCATCAAAACACACCTGGGATTCATTTTTCCGTGATGCCAAGCATATGAACGAGTTGAAACCCGGTGAGCGTCCGGATACTGTTTATATCTCTGGTCTTCCGGTCAAGTGGTTCAGTGAAGACGGCGGTAAAACACCAAGTGAATCCATGTGcatgaaaatattcaaaagatGGGGTACCATCAGACGCATCGATGTCCCTGCTGCTGATCCTTACAGGTCACGTATGAGACtggataataatataaataagaaGAATATTCTAAATGATGGAATATTTTTTGACGTTTTCATTCAATATATCGAGTATGTTGATTTTGTCAAACTTATGGATTCATTGCGCGGTATGAAAGTTTTGAAGAAGgaagataataattatctaacTGCGTTGATaaag gTTGATTTCGATAAAAGTAAACATATGAGTGACAACTCAGTATCGAGACGTGAATTTGAACGCAAAAGACTCATTGCTCAGGATCATTTGGCTATGGAAAAATTGCGTAAACGCGAAGAGGctgaagctaaaaaaaaagaagaggaACT AAAAAAAGAAGCTGCTGATAAAGATGCCAAGTATATAAGACGTAAAAAACGTgaagaaaaacgaaaaagaaaGGCATTAACGATATTTAGAAAACAAGAAGAGGACAAGGTTTCGATGAAAATAGCACGTgaagaacaaaaattaattaaagcacAGCGACAATTAGAAAGTATTAGACTATTGGACGAACTGTTTGATCGAATAAAG aTAAAACTCGAGAAAGGCGAAATTACGATTGGTGATAAAAATACTTCCaatgaaaaaactaaaaatgataataacgtTACCGACAAAAATGTGGATggtaatgaaaaagttgataagaaggataaaaaatctaaaaagaaGAAATccaagaaagaaaaaaagaaaaag AAAAAAGATAAGAAAAATGTGTCAAGTTCAAGTGAGGATTCAGATGAAGAAACTTTTAAAAAGAAACTTAAAAGTACATTGGCTATCAATAAATCAGGGTCTTCATTTCCAg GAGCTTCCTCAGCAGATCAAAATATGGGAtttcaatcaatgtatacacAATTTCCTCAGCCATGGTTCTATGATGCCGCGGCGATGATGTTTCCTGGTAGAATGCGCGGCCGGGGTGGCGACGGAAGCCATCCAATGAATCGTTATTTCCGTGGTCGTGGACGTGGTGGCTATCCTGGACGACGTGGTGGCCGTGGGAATCCTCGATCAATGCATTTATTCAATCCACATTCATACAATGATCAATACTACAAATATTTCGCTAATTTAGCTGGGATTGACTATTATGACAGTGATCACTCGAGATCTAGATCTAAATCACGGTCGAGATCGCGAAATCGCGAGAGGTCAAGATCGCGTACGAAGAAACGGAGACGCAGGAGTAGAAGTAGAAGTCGCAGTGAAAGTCCACGATCAAGAAATAGGTCGAGATCAAGATCAAGATCAAGATCCAGATCTAGGTCCAGGTCTAGAACTAGGTCTAGAACCAGATCCAGGTCTCGATCGAGGTCAAGAAGACGAGATGACTCACGTGCGAAATCGAGATCCAGATCAAGATCTAGACGCTCGCGTTCAAAATCCAATAGAAGATCGAGATCACGTTcaataagtaaatttaaatcatcacgtcaaaataataaacgtaAACACAGTAAAGTTAAGGTAACACGTGCCAAGTCACGGTCATTGACACCCAAAAGACAATCTAGAAGTAAATCATGGTCATTACCAAAATCTCCAAGACAAAGAAGCTGTTCGTGGTCTAAAAATGTcgatgaaattgaaaaaaatatgagtaataataaaactaatacATAA
- the LOC130671291 gene encoding A-kinase anchor protein 17A isoform X3 has product MAQVLGRLEGQRLNLAGFASILKVRAAEAKDDFPSKHTWDSFFRDAKHMNELKPGERPDTVYISGLPVKWFSEDGGKTPSESMCMKIFKRWGTIRRIDVPAADPYRSRMRLDNNINKKNILNDGIFFDVFIQYIEYVDFVKLMDSLRGMKVLKKEDNNYLTALIKVDFDKSKHMSDNSVSRREFERKRLIAQDHLAMEKLRKREEAEAKKKEEELKKEAADKDAKYIRRKKREEKRKRKALTIFRKQEEDKVSMKIAREEQKLIKAQRQLESIRLLDELFDRIKIKLEKGEITIGDKNTSNEKTKNDNNVTDKNVDGNEKVDKKDKKSKKKKSKKEKKKKKKDKKNVSSSSEDSDEETFKKKLKSTLAINKSGSSFPDKNVVGASSADQNMGFQSMYTQFPQPWFYDAAAMMFPGRMRGRGGDGSHPMNRYFRGRGRGGYPGRRGGRGNPRSMHLFNPHSYNDQYYKYFANLAGIDYYDSDHSRSRSKSRSRSRNRERSRSRTKKRRRRSRSRSRSESPRSRNRSRSRSRSRSRSRSRSRTRSRTRSRSRSRSRRRDDSRAKSRSRSRSRRSRSKSNRRSRSRSISKFKSSRQNNKRKHSKVKVTRAKSRSLTPKRQSRSKSWSLPKSPRQRSCSWSKNVDEIEKNMSNNKTNT; this is encoded by the exons ATGGCTCAGGTGCTAGGACGTCTCGAGGGTCAACGGTTAAATCTTGCTGGGTTCGCAAGTATCCTGAAAGTACGTGCCGCCGAGGCAAAGGATGACTTTCCATCAAAACACACCTGGGATTCATTTTTCCGTGATGCCAAGCATATGAACGAGTTGAAACCCGGTGAGCGTCCGGATACTGTTTATATCTCTGGTCTTCCGGTCAAGTGGTTCAGTGAAGACGGCGGTAAAACACCAAGTGAATCCATGTGcatgaaaatattcaaaagatGGGGTACCATCAGACGCATCGATGTCCCTGCTGCTGATCCTTACAGGTCACGTATGAGACtggataataatataaataagaaGAATATTCTAAATGATGGAATATTTTTTGACGTTTTCATTCAATATATCGAGTATGTTGATTTTGTCAAACTTATGGATTCATTGCGCGGTATGAAAGTTTTGAAGAAGgaagataataattatctaacTGCGTTGATaaag gTTGATTTCGATAAAAGTAAACATATGAGTGACAACTCAGTATCGAGACGTGAATTTGAACGCAAAAGACTCATTGCTCAGGATCATTTGGCTATGGAAAAATTGCGTAAACGCGAAGAGGctgaagctaaaaaaaaagaagaggaACT AAAAAAAGAAGCTGCTGATAAAGATGCCAAGTATATAAGACGTAAAAAACGTgaagaaaaacgaaaaagaaaGGCATTAACGATATTTAGAAAACAAGAAGAGGACAAGGTTTCGATGAAAATAGCACGTgaagaacaaaaattaattaaagcacAGCGACAATTAGAAAGTATTAGACTATTGGACGAACTGTTTGATCGAATAAAG aTAAAACTCGAGAAAGGCGAAATTACGATTGGTGATAAAAATACTTCCaatgaaaaaactaaaaatgataataacgtTACCGACAAAAATGTGGATggtaatgaaaaagttgataagaaggataaaaaatctaaaaagaaGAAATccaagaaagaaaaaaagaaaaag AAAAAAGATAAGAAAAATGTGTCAAGTTCAAGTGAGGATTCAGATGAAGAAACTTTTAAAAAGAAACTTAAAAGTACATTGGCTATCAATAAATCAGGGTCTTCATTTCCAg ataaaaatGTTGTAGGAGCTTCCTCAGCAGATCAAAATATGGGAtttcaatcaatgtatacacAATTTCCTCAGCCATGGTTCTATGATGCCGCGGCGATGATGTTTCCTGGTAGAATGCGCGGCCGGGGTGGCGACGGAAGCCATCCAATGAATCGTTATTTCCGTGGTCGTGGACGTGGTGGCTATCCTGGACGACGTGGTGGCCGTGGGAATCCTCGATCAATGCATTTATTCAATCCACATTCATACAATGATCAATACTACAAATATTTCGCTAATTTAGCTGGGATTGACTATTATGACAGTGATCACTCGAGATCTAGATCTAAATCACGGTCGAGATCGCGAAATCGCGAGAGGTCAAGATCGCGTACGAAGAAACGGAGACGCAGGAGTAGAAGTAGAAGTCGCAGTGAAAGTCCACGATCAAGAAATAGGTCGAGATCAAGATCAAGATCAAGATCCAGATCTAGGTCCAGGTCTAGAACTAGGTCTAGAACCAGATCCAGGTCTCGATCGAGGTCAAGAAGACGAGATGACTCACGTGCGAAATCGAGATCCAGATCAAGATCTAGACGCTCGCGTTCAAAATCCAATAGAAGATCGAGATCACGTTcaataagtaaatttaaatcatcacgtcaaaataataaacgtaAACACAGTAAAGTTAAGGTAACACGTGCCAAGTCACGGTCATTGACACCCAAAAGACAATCTAGAAGTAAATCATGGTCATTACCAAAATCTCCAAGACAAAGAAGCTGTTCGTGGTCTAAAAATGTcgatgaaattgaaaaaaatatgagtaataataaaactaatacATAA